The sequence AGCGACGAGGTCGGCGACGGCGATGAGCAGTGCGCCGCCGAGCGCCGAGGCGATCACGAGCGGCAGGTGGGCGGGGCCGATCAGCATGCGCATCAGGTGCGGTACGACGAGCCCGGCGAAGCCGATGATCCCGGCGAAGGCGACGGCCGCGCACACCAGCAGGGCGACCGTCACGATGACCACGATCCGCAGCAGTTCGACGTTGACACCGAGGTGACGCGCGGTGCGCTCGCCGAGGGCGAAGAGATCGAGGCTGGGTGCCACGATCAGTGCGACGACCACGCCGATAAGCACGAGTGGGGCCACCAGCTGGATGTTCGACCACAGGGCGCCGTTCAGCGAACCCAGCTGCCAGAACACGATCTGTTCGCGGGTCGACGTGGTGCCGAGGAAGGTGAAGAAGGCCATGCCGGCGCCCGCGATGGCGTTGATCGCGATGCCGGTGAGCAGCAGCGTCACGACCTCGGTGCGGCCTCCGGAGCGACTGATGAAGTACACCGAGAACACCGCGATCAGTCCGCCGAGGAACGCGAAGGCGGGCGTGGTCCACATCCCGAAGGTCGCGAGTCCGAACGTGATGCTCGCCGCCGCTCCGAGCGCCGCACCCGACGAGACGCCGACGACGCCGGCATCCGCGAGCGGGTTGCCGAAGATCGCCTGCATGAGCACGCCCGAGACGGCCAGTGCGGCGCCGACGAGGAGCCCGAGCACGATGCGCGGCATCCGCAGGTTGAAGATCACGCCGTAGTCGGAGGATGCCGCGGGCGCCCAGGCGGTGTCGATCCCGACGCCGCGCAGCAGCACGCCGACCAGCGCGGTGGGGGACAGGTCGTACTGCCCGCTCGTGATCGAGACGACGCCGGTGATCGCGAGTGCGACGACCAGGCCGACCGTCACCAGGGCGAACCGGAGTCTCCGGTGCCTGGTCGGCGTCGGGGTGACGACCTCGCCGGTCACTTCGCGGGCTCGGGGGCGTACAGGGCGCGGGCCAGGGCGCCGATCACATCGGCGGTGCGCGGGCCGAAGCTGAGGATCTCGCTGTCGGCCATGTCGATCACCCGACGGTGCGCTCCGGCCGGTGTCTCGGCGACGGCCGGGATCCGCTCGATCAAGCCGTCGATGCCCCCGACCGACTCGAGTCCATCGGTCATCATCACGAGCACGTCGGGCTGCGCGGCGACCAGGGCCTCCGCGGTCATCGGCTTCATGCCCTCCCAGCCGATCTCGGCCGCGACATCGACCCCGCCGACCGCGTCGATGAGGGAGTCGGCGCCGGAATCCTCGCCGAAGATGTAGTACACGTTCGCGCTGCCGCGCACGTAGAGAAAGAGCATGCGGGCGCGATCGGCCTCGTCGGCGGGCACGACCTCGGCGATCTCGGCGAGCGTCTCGTCGACCGAGGCGTCGAGCCGCGCGATGAGCGCCTCTCCCCGGCTGGGCACCCCGAGAGCCGTGGCGATCTCGGTGACCAGCTCGTCGGTGGTGTCGAGTCGCCGATCGCTGGAGATCACCACGACCGCGATGCCCGCGTCGCGTAGCTGCTGACGGACCTCCTTGGGACCGATCGTGGTGTCGGTGAGGACGACGGTCGGCGCGAGCTCGAGGATCGCCTCGGCGTTCAGTGTGTGTCCGGTCTTCGTGACGACCGGGAGGTCTTCCGTGCCGGCGAAGACGGTGGATGCGTCGCGGCCGACGACCTGATCGCCGAGTCCGAGGGCGAAGACGGTCGACGCGATCGTGCCCGAGATGTCGATCGGGAGGATGCGGTCGACGTCGGTGATCTCGATCTCGCGGCCTTCGCTGTCGGTCACCGTGACCGGGAGCTTCGGCGCGGTGTCGTCGTCGACGGCCTCGATCGCGCGGCTGGAGAGGCACGCGGTGGAAGGGCCCTCATGTCCGCGCACGTCGTCGATCACGTCGAGCGAGGAGAGCGGGACGGATGCCTGCGGGCAGGTGTCTTCGGCGGTGGCGGGTGGTGCGGCGGTCGCTCCGGGCTCGGCGCACGCGGTGAGACCCATGGCGAGAGCGGCGACGAGGAAGACGGCAAAGACGCGACGCATTAGGCAAGGCTATCCTAAAACTTGACGCGCGCTGATTCACACCTCTACGCTCAGGAACGCCGGCTTGCTTAGCCAAGCCTAACCAACATTCGACCCTTCGTCCCGACTGCATTGCGGCACCGCCGGCGCGCGCTCTTCTGCGTGCCCGGAGCCGTGGAGAACCGTGAACGCCACAGCCACAGCATCCTCAGCGAGCACCCGCATACGCGTGCTGCTCGCTGCTTTCGTGTCCTTCCTCCTCGTCGCCGCCGGTGCGGTGATCGTTCCGCCCGCGCATGCCGCCGGTGCCGCGGTCACGGCGACGGTCGCCTCCGCGGCCCCCTCCGGCGTGAGCGTGCACGTGCAGGCGAGCGGCCTGCCCGAGGTCGAAGGCGCCTACGCGGCCCTCATCGTCAAGGGCACGGAATCCGGCCTCAGCGGCGGTGGCGGATACGCGGCGTTCGTGATGCCGACCGTCGCCGGAGGGACGAGCACGTTCACGCTCGATGCGCAGGCCGGCTCGCTCGATCGGACGAAGTCCTACGAGGTGCTCGTGTGGCAGAAGCACTCGAACCCGAACGAGACGACGATCTACGGCCG is a genomic window of Microbacterium maritypicum containing:
- a CDS encoding FecCD family ABC transporter permease, whose translation is MTGEVVTPTPTRHRRLRFALVTVGLVVALAITGVVSITSGQYDLSPTALVGVLLRGVGIDTAWAPAASSDYGVIFNLRMPRIVLGLLVGAALAVSGVLMQAIFGNPLADAGVVGVSSGAALGAAASITFGLATFGMWTTPAFAFLGGLIAVFSVYFISRSGGRTEVVTLLLTGIAINAIAGAGMAFFTFLGTTSTREQIVFWQLGSLNGALWSNIQLVAPLVLIGVVVALIVAPSLDLFALGERTARHLGVNVELLRIVVIVTVALLVCAAVAFAGIIGFAGLVVPHLMRMLIGPAHLPLVIASALGGALLIAVADLVARTAVPLADLPIGMITSLVGGPFFLWLLVRTRRRSGGWA
- a CDS encoding hemin ABC transporter substrate-binding protein, coding for MRRVFAVFLVAALAMGLTACAEPGATAAPPATAEDTCPQASVPLSSLDVIDDVRGHEGPSTACLSSRAIEAVDDDTAPKLPVTVTDSEGREIEITDVDRILPIDISGTIASTVFALGLGDQVVGRDASTVFAGTEDLPVVTKTGHTLNAEAILELAPTVVLTDTTIGPKEVRQQLRDAGIAVVVISSDRRLDTTDELVTEIATALGVPSRGEALIARLDASVDETLAEIAEVVPADEADRARMLFLYVRGSANVYYIFGEDSGADSLIDAVGGVDVAAEIGWEGMKPMTAEALVAAQPDVLVMMTDGLESVGGIDGLIERIPAVAETPAGAHRRVIDMADSEILSFGPRTADVIGALARALYAPEPAK